Proteins found in one Mucilaginibacter gracilis genomic segment:
- a CDS encoding protein-disulfide reductase DsbD domain-containing protein — MKKLLFTVFVFLLCTQLHAQILTPVKWSYAFKKLGNNEVMILMKATIDEGWHVYSQTVKDGGPVKTTFTFPASKSYTVVGKTIEPKPITRNEKVFNMDVSFFENSVVFQQKIKLKTGQATVKGTLQYMTCNDRQCLPPEDVEFTVAVK; from the coding sequence ATGAAAAAGTTATTATTTACAGTATTTGTTTTTTTGCTGTGTACACAGTTACACGCGCAAATATTAACTCCGGTAAAATGGAGCTATGCCTTTAAAAAATTAGGCAACAACGAGGTTATGATATTGATGAAAGCCACTATTGACGAAGGCTGGCACGTTTATTCGCAAACGGTTAAAGATGGTGGCCCGGTAAAAACAACGTTTACCTTCCCGGCATCAAAAAGCTACACCGTGGTTGGCAAAACCATTGAGCCAAAGCCAATAACCCGCAACGAAAAAGTGTTTAACATGGATGTTTCTTTTTTTGAAAACTCGGTTGTGTTTCAACAAAAAATAAAATTAAAAACCGGCCAGGCCACCGTTAAAGGCACCCTGCAATACATGACTTGTAACGACAGGCAATGCCTGCCGCCCGAAGATGTTGAGTTTACCGTAGCCGTTAAATAA